Within the Debaryomyces hansenii CBS767 chromosome E complete sequence genome, the region GATATAACATTAATACCACAGAATTGTTGCATGAACATAACAATCCATGCACCAAGTGCGGCGTTTCTGTTTCTCCTAATTGAAAACATCTCAATTACTCTTTTGTAGAAAGAAACACCTACGTAGGAACCTTCTTCACTCAACAAAACATACTGGTAAAAACAATCACGAGCAGCTTCGATTTCACTATGtcttaaaattttcaatgaatcGAAAGCGTCCCTATGTCTATGTTTACCCATTAACCAACGAGGAGATTCGGGTACATAGGGAATTTGAATGAGTACAAAAATTGCAGGAATGCATGCAGACGCTAATGTCAACCTCCAATTCAATCCACCTGAAATACCATGGTCCCCAACATAATAAAAGGCCAAAGAAGAGACATAACCCAACATAACTCCCACACAGGTGAAAAGTTGCCAAAGCATAACAAGTGCACCTCTTATATGGGCTGGAGCGGTCTCCGCGGTATATGCAGGAACAGTTGCAGTCATTATACCCATACCGAACCCCATAAAAAAACGGGCAATGAATAAATGGAACCAGTTCAAACTAACAAGCCCTTGCCAAATACAAGATAACGCAGTAATTACACAAGACCAAAAAATACACCACTTCCTACCTAATTTTCTATTCCAATAATCAGAAGTCCAACACACGATAGAGGAGCAAAGGTACGGAGCACCATTAACCAAGCCTTCAATCAAATCATAGTTTTTCATACTAGGGATACCCATAGCCAATGGAAAAAATAAGTTGGCCCCATTCACCACTGATTCATCCATCCCTTGGACACATGCTGCCATAGAGCCCAAAGCAACAACTTCCAACAATTTCCGCGGTATGTGCCACTTTTTACAGGCTTCAATCTCGAGGGCCAGCTTTTCCATTTCactcaaaaatttcatcgACTTGAAACATAATGGAGATCTTGCCACTGCTGCTGCTCTAGCAAAAAGTTCAGGATCTAATCCATGCTTCATACCGTAGTTTCTGCCCATATCCATTGTTTGCTCCTCCGAGTACTGAGCCAAAATATTACCTTCTTCGGTTTGATGTTCGTCAACAGTCTCAATACTTTCAGCCACGATCTCTTTGGGATTGTTTATAGAATCAGCCCCAGAGACCGTACCATCTATGTtgtttttcattatctctGATATGTAGTAAAAAGAATTTATGATATGAGGATTTCTCGAATTAAATACGAAATGTTTTAAAGTTCCTGCTGAAGAATTCCATTAGATTTCGTATTTACTGATTGTAAACCCGAAACCGATATTGCCATATTAGAACATGATTTGCTGTAGAGTTTTGGTCTTGTTCGCAAGCTGGGTCCAGTGGCGGAGATTTCGTGATGGATTGTCCGCTCTGGTTTCGAATTTGTACATAAGAATATTGGGGTAGTGTGGGAGTTTACAATGATGTATTTCATGTATTtatacaataaatatagtACAGATCAAACATTAGCTTATCTCCTATCAAAACCAATTTGTTACCCCGTTTTTAGGTGTACATTGCACCTTGTCCTGCAAATCTCTTAACATGCATGAGAAAATTTCACACTCGGTGTGATGCTTGCAGGTTACATTTATTTAGTACGTCTGCAATAAAATAAGTGTTTTCCTGATTAACACGAAAGGTCTGTTCATGATAAAAGTTATGAAAAGAGTTAGGCTCATGAAACATGTTATTCTATAAAATTAAGACAAAAATACGGAAGGTTTCATAGGTTGATATAAAGTTAGGTTTACAAAACGGGGATGTCgagattgaaaaatttatagGATTAGCACTaacaattttgaaaaggttTAATGAGGTCagattttggaattttgGAATTCGATGGATTCGTATGGGGTGTGAAGTCAGGTACTATTCAGTTTCAAGCTTTATTAGTAAAAAGAGAGGTCACCATGTCAGGTTTATATTGGGAATTCGAAGTGTCAAATTTGTCAGCTACAGTATCAAAGTCAAAAGATGCTTGAATATACAAAGAATTGCAAGGGAGTTCATCAACTAAAAATACAAAGCAACCTTGGCATAATGCCATTTTTTGATCGTAAGCATATATTGTTTTACTCATGATATTTCGTATCACTATTATTTTTAAGCAGTATATCCCGATAACTATTTTATTGCGCCTAATCTCTTAGAAGTCCTTGACAGATATACGTATATATTGCAACTGTTTTGTAATATAAGTTTCATTATCCCAAATAACTCTATATTGCTGTACCAGAgctttaataatttattattttatacTACAAAGATTCTCAATCTCAAGCATCCTTGGTTTCAACATTTATCGAATATGATTTTCCTAATTTCGGCTTATATATCTACTGACCAATAGTATCCAGTATTATCAGTGATGCGTTATCGTCCTTTTCTAACTCATACGTATAGTAATATGTACAAAAACTCTAATCTTCAACCACAAGCTTAgataatagaaaatatatacaatcataatatagatatttaataattagGAATCTTCAATAAGGATTTTCATTGCTCCAGATTTTGGATTTCCGGCAAGCTTGAAAGCGTCAACAGCATCTTCGAGCTTGAACCTATGAGTTACTAAGTTATCTAACTTAATAATGCCTGCTTCTACCAATTTGATGATGGTTGGCCATGTGTTGGCATATCTGTATTGAAATGTAATATTGATTTCCTTCACAGACAAGAGCATGAAAGGGAACTTTTGATGATCTTTTCCGACACCAATGATATGTAATTTTGCACCAAAATCAAGGGCGTGAGTTGCAAGCTCAAGCGATTGCTCCACACCAGTGCACTCGATTGCAACATCAAAATTGTTTATACCATCGTCCGTTACTTTTGCTACGTTTTCTTTTAAAGATCCATTAACAAGTGCAGTGATAGCACTTGGAATTTCCTTCTTGATAAAATCTAGCTTCGATTGTTCTATATCAGTGACCATGATAGGGTATGCTCCAGCTGCTTCAGCTGCCTTTGCAGTTGCAAATCCAATAGGACCAGCGCCAAAAACGAGGACTGATTGACCTAATATAAGATTGATATGTCTAATTCCACAAAACACAACTGAAAGAGGCTCCAAAAGTGCACCTTGCGCATAAGTAAGTAAATTGATCTTGTGGCAAAAAGCAGCTGGATGCTTGATATATCTTCTTAAAAAGCCGTGAACAGGAGGTGTAGAATAAAATTCTACATTCTCACATCCATTGTATTTCCCTGTCAAACATGGTTTGCAAGTGTGACATGGAACACCTGGCTCAAGAGCAACCTTGTCTCCtactttcaaaattttaacTTTGTTGCCAACAGCCAAAACTTCTCCTGCCGATTCGTGTCCCAAAATGTGTTCGTCCTCAACGACCATGGTTGGTCCTATGCAACCATGCTTCTGAAAGTGAACATCCGATCCGCAGATTCCTGTGCTTCTAACATGGACCAATACTTCCTCTTCGGAAAGATCTCCAACATCAGGTGTCTCAATTTCTGAAACGTAAAGGTCGTGTTTAGGGTTTGTGAAAACTccaatattttgtttagTAGCCATTTTTGTCActtttgtataataattgataaatgtTATAGAATGGTGATTTACTGATGTTTAAATAAGACTTCAAAAGTTTTGCTAGTCCACAAACTCAGTAATAGCGGAAATCTATCGGAAGCTTAAAGTCACTATTGGATTATTCTCTCAGTAATCGTCTTAAGATAGCGGTTCTTAacatataataattatgaaCCTTGCTACTATCAATTAACAACCGAGGGAAAAAGGTGCAGCTATCCAATTGTTCCAAGATCGGCCGATACACTCAGTCACCGCGCTACAGTCAGCCTTTGGTGAATGTTGCGAATTTTTATAGCGCTTCTCTCAACCGGTGGACTGTCAACCTCTTTGCATCAAACTTCCTTTTGGAATCGCGAACCCATAACTTTACTTTTGCGAGAACGGCTGAGTGAGTGATATAAAATATGgcattaaaaatattctcATTTATATGTTATACCTCAAGATACCCAGACTAAACAAAGTGaagttatttatttaaatgtATTTATCAGTAAAACTGTGGAAGAGCCTATCTCTTAGTAATCAGGCCTAAATATGGAACTACATAATTAGATTTCTAATTTATGTGGagattaaatttttattcaagGCGTGAAATACCTATATTAAGCTAATGAATTTCGGTAAGATTACCGGGAACTCAATTACAATCTGACATTTGTGTCAATAACTATTCGTAAAAGCAGATTGTACGTGTctgaatatttcaatagtATTAGTTTATTTGTTGGACTGGAGAAGGGGAAAGTTTCACCAAAGGCGAGAAGAGACTGGGGTCACAATGAAAGCAACTTTGGGACAACTCAAAAGCGTAACCTATCGTTTTTCTAACTGTAGGGTCACTAGATAATTGAGTTCCCAGGCATACCCGGTGGTTTTTCTATCATCAAGTAGTATATAAGAGGTATTATATGTAAGTATGTGGAAATTCTGAAAAAGTGAAGAATGTACCGAACTTATAGAATACCAAAACCTGTACTTGTTTATTACAATATATCTACTTTTTAGGATGATGaaagaaatttcaaattttagATATCTTCTAATACCAGTAATTTCTCATATATCTtaccaaaaatttaaaactGTTACCCAAAATCTTTTTtatgtttttttttttcatcgGGGTTCCAATacttttcattaataaattgaatggAATTAGATGACTAAAGGCGCAATTAGCAAAGCCCGACCAATCGCCGCGATTACACAAATTTACATACAGTACACGACGAAGTATTGTGAGATTAAACCCaaacaatttttctttgaag harbors:
- a CDS encoding DEHA2E24310p (weakly similar to uniprot|P32466 Saccharomyces cerevisiae YDR345C HXT3 Low affinity glucose transporter of the major facilitator superfamily expression is induced in low or high glucose conditions and similar to CA5798|IPF4181 Candida albicans IPF4181), with protein sequence MKNNIDGTVSGADSINNPKEIVAESIETVDEHQTEEGNILAQYSEEQTMDMGRNYGMKHGLDPELFARAAAVARSPLCFKSMKFLSEMEKSALEIEACKKWHIPRKLLEVVALGSMAACVQGMDESVVNGANLFFPLAMGIPSMKNYDLIEGLVNGAPYLCSSIVCWTSDYWNRKLGRKWCIFWSCVITALSCIWQGLVSLNWFHLFIARFFMGFGMGIMTATVPAYTAETAPAHIRGALVMLWQLFTCVGVMLGYVSSLAFYYVGDHGISGGLNWRLTLASACIPAIFVLIQIPYVPESPRWLMGKHRHRDAFDSLKILRHSEIEAARDCFYQYVLLSEEGSYVGVSFYKRVIEMFSIRRNRNAALGAWIVMFMQQFCGINVISYYSSSIFVESDLSEIKAMLASWGFGMVEVISCIPTFYTIDSVGRRNLLLATFPLMSLSLLMTGFGFWIPEGTSRDGRLACITIGIYSFAIFYNFGEGPIPFTYSAEAFPLYIRDLGMGFATSTCWFFNFILAFTWPRLKNAFRSQGAFGWYAAWNIVGFFLVLWFLPETKGLTLEELDDVFSVSLRKHAHFRTKEFVRGLNKYVLKKEVEPLNPLYMHTRLAVTNQKWNDKTTILHEEGIS
- a CDS encoding DEHA2E24332p (similar to uniprot|Q07993 Saccharomyces cerevisiae YLR070C XYL2 XYLitol Dehydrogenase): MATKQNIGVFTNPKHDLYVSEIETPDVGDLSEEEVLVHVRSTGICGSDVHFQKHGCIGPTMVVEDEHILGHESAGEVLAVGNKVKILKVGDKVALEPGVPCHTCKPCLTGKYNGCENVEFYSTPPVHGFLRRYIKHPAAFCHKINLLTYAQGALLEPLSVVFCGIRHINLILGQSVLVFGAGPIGFATAKAAEAAGAYPIMVTDIEQSKLDFIKKEIPSAITALVNGSLKENVAKVTDDGINNFDVAIECTGVEQSLELATHALDFGAKLHIIGVGKDHQKFPFMLLSVKEINITFQYRYANTWPTIIKLVEAGIIKLDNLVTHRFKLEDAVDAFKLAGNPKSGAMKILIEDS